The DNA sequence ggttaggtgtcttgctcaaggacacttcgacatgcccagggtggggtttgaaccggcaaccctccgactgccagacaatcggtcttacctcctgagctatgtcgccccagtgttattttcttcttcacagCCAGTATCATAATCTCCCTGTCCTGGTCAGTAACCTGGGGATGCTGGAGCAGCAGGACTACTGGCACTCGTCTGTACCCTGTTCCTCCTTGAGCTACAGCCAGGCAGTGAAGAAACACAGGTGCTGTTCTCTGACCTGTTCTTGgggtgtcattttattttatttaataataaacatgCATTACGTTTATGTCTCTAGGGCCACAAGTCCTTATGGCTGAAAATTATGGCCCTTATGTACCTTATGGCTGAACATTTTCTCGAAAGTGCCTCTTGTTGAGACATTCAAGGTCTGAAAAAGAGGCGTTTCATTCATTAACAAGGAAAAATCACATCCCTGGTAATCCTTAAGTACTCTGTGGGTCTCCCTCTCGGCCTGTGCAGGTCCAAGTTCTTCTGCTTAGATGGGTCCCTGAGCGAGGTCAACGAGGTGAACAACATGAACGACACCCTGCAGGCTGAGCTTCAGGTGAGCAGGAGTCAGGAATCAGGTGGGAGTGTGAAATCGGGAGGGATTTCATCCCTGTGTTTGCTTTCATAACAGGCCGCCTGTGCGGAGGTGGAGAAGAGTGAGCGCTCCGTCGAGAAGCTGCTGGCAGATATCTCTGCTCTCAGGAAAGCGGTCACTGAGAAGAAGTGGAAGCACGCTTCTGAAAGTAAGACACGGGGGAATTTTAGCCACCtcatattgcattttaaaaaaaggtttgaggAGGGTTACTAAGCAGTTTTGGCAGTTGTCAAAAGTTGCCGTTTCTCCTTTCACTTGGTGCACACAGAAGAGATGGTATGGTGCTACACTGAGCTCTCATTTCATTGACTTTTGAACCAGTCAAGTTTTTAACATggtaaaatgcaattatttattcaaattggTAAAATCAGtcccacccttttttttttttgttgttgtttttgttgtttcttgttCTTGCAGTTGCACGAGAGTGACTGTAGCTGCAGGTCTGTCGGTACTGAAGTACAGTGCTGGACACCTGGCTGGTAATGAACTGTTGAAGTATAACCCACCAGACATTGTGTCTTTCCAGAAGATCAGCATCCAGCCTCAAACCCGCTGCAGGAGAATGTGATGCTGTGCGAGGCCATGAGGACtcttttcccagaatcccctctGATGCGGACCCAGACGCTCACCTTCAGGGGTGCCCCGGCGGCGGAGTTCTGCTGCGGCGCCAATCACGGGTTCGACATCTCCGCGTCTCTGCCCCTGATCCTGACCCACTGGGACGCCCACGCTAGGAAGTGGACAGGCAGGAAGGCGCGGACCTGGGGCAAACGCCGCCTCACAGACACGTCCCAGCCaacaaagaggaagaggaggggcgtGGCCGATACGGACAGCGAAGGGCCGCTGACGGTCAGCGGGTCAGAGACCGAGGATGAGCTGCTGGCCTCTCAGCACGAGAACCGCGAAGTGTCCAACTCCCCAGTGTTCTGATGACACCTAATGCCATTATGCCTTAAGGTTTCCTCACCTTTTCGGCAAAAGCTTAAACAGATTTACAGACATGCAATTAACGTTCTAAAACAAGATGCTGACTAGACTACCTTTTTAATTTCAAGTTGTGTGCATGATAATCAAGGAtggttttaaatgaatgcagccTTTAAAAAAGGCAGCAGAAGCAATGTCCTCATTGGTTACAGTACTCTAAACTGGAGCAGACAGCCAGGAAAACGGGTCTGCATTAGTCCAGTCAGCTTCAAATGAAAAGATTTCAGTCACACTAGAACTGCACCCATCAAGGATACATGTGAAGCCTGCAGCTGTAGCTCATGAATTAACAAATATTTAAGAGAAGTTGACACAACACCCTAAAACAGAGCAGCACCTTTGAGTTGTATATTTTGACGCTTAAGTTTGGCCTTGTTTATTCTCAGCATCAGTAAGGTTTACATCGCTTTAATTTCATATAATCAAAGGTCTTTGCTTAGCTGGTTTGCGGACATTTATGGctgtctgcactctcctgaaCCGACTGTGGAAATTCTAGAAATGGGTGCAGAGGAATATGATTGGGCATTTCAAATTGtaagaaatggggaaaaatgcatttcagaaaaaaaaaattgtttaaattagGCTTTCCCTTTCAGTTAAAGAAAAAAGCTGTACTGTATAAGATATAAGATGACAtgattatataaattaaattagtcTTTCAAACATCTGACCTTCCATAATGTGTTCTCAGACACCATAATGCATGATAAATGTTTATTAACTTTAACAAAGCCAATTAAATTCTTTTAAATGACTGGAGTCATACAGTAAGCAAATcctttcataaaacattttgtacaaTTGAATGCAGTTATTGCAGTATCACAGATGGCATTTGACTAGCTGAGGAGGCTACTCCGGATGTTTGATATTGCAGATGTTGGGGTCTCGCAGGAAGGTGGGGTCTTTCAATGTCACCGACATAAAACCTGCCAAGAAAAAATGTTCAGGTATTCATTCATGAATGATTATCCCACAACGCACCTTGTGTTactgtttgtgttctttttacTGGCTGTTTCAGTTGCAGATATTTTTgaatgcttttctcttttgttcaGAAATTATCTTCAataaatttttgaaaaaaataaaaaaactatcaaACTTAAAGCTGTCCAGTGATCCATACATGGTAGAGGCACATCATTGCAGTAGTTTGCGAGAAAAAAGTCTGAAATAACTTCCCAAATTGGCTCATTCACTTGTTTGGAGTGGCCACATTTTCTTCTCTGCACATTACATTCAAATGCTGTATAATGACTGGCTTGTGGTAGCCATGTTGTGTCACCTGTTGTGTCTGATGTTaagttaatttattatttatagcAAGCATTACAGCAACATGCTAAGTTTTGCTTAATGGCAGCAAATTCAATATTGCAGGCATTGGGTCCTTGAGATGAGAGGAAAGAAACCTTGGAACTATGGCTGTACATGAAAACAAAGATGTTGTCCATCCAACCTTTATCTATAGAGCATGGACAGGTGAAAGCACTATGGACAAAATAAAACTAGTAAAAGTAAGGTGCCATTTGATGTGGTTGTTGGACAATGGTTCTAGGTCTTCTCTGGTTCCCAAGAGATAAATATTAGTATTGTATAATAATCGTGTGCCTCTCTGCTATAAACCTTAATAaagttaattaataaaaaatgatgtgcATACATTGATGTGCAAGGCTATTAACTATATTGGCTATAAACTATATTCTCCAAATGAATCACATAATTTCAGTGAAAGGTAGAGGTGCAAAATTATAAGGTGCTTGTCTGAACAGGGTTGCTCCAGTCTAGCTTGCACAGACTCATTTTAAATTGCACATATCATATGACTAACTGGCACCATATTGATATGGCTTAAATTAATTACAACCATCTACAAACAGTGGCAGTTTGGTTTTGGAAAATTGTTTTGTGAGGGTTTTAACAACCCATACATattttgcaggcatttagccaaagtattgtaaaatgtaaaaaaataacagtacaATGCCTAAGCATCTTTTATGGCTTGTCCTTTAGTAAGAGGAAGAAGACAGTGTCCACTTCTACAGGACAACCAAAACCAACTTACCCATATGCTGAGCTTTCTTTATGGCCTTTgaaatttctttctgtttccgACCACATAGCCCTGAATGGGGAAAAGCCATGTCCTCTGTTCATTAAAACAATCTCAtctcacagtaaaataaaatacacaacacaaaaaagtcCTACCGGTGATGTGGCGGCCATAAATGCGACCTGTGTGTGGTGATACGAACTGAGACAGAAGCTGTAGAAAAAAGGTGATCAGCTTTCAGAAAGGATTTGAAACGGAAAGCGCATGTGAATAAAAGATCATATTAAAATGGTAACACAAAACTGAGCATTAAAACGTACAGGTCTGTATTAAAAGGCAAAACATCTGTAATTAAATTGAAGCCGACCTGCACATTTTTGTAATCCACCGTGATATTGCTGAGGATGCAACCCTTCTCTGGTTCCTTGAAAGGATTTTCCATCTTAATGGGCTGTGTAGGGAAGTAGAAAAGTTGCGCACTTTCAGGAAATCTTGCAGCCTAACCTCTAACCAAGGACAGTGACAGCAATACATGACCTCACTTCGAACGTGAAGGATTTCCCTGGTTTCAGTGCTCAGCACTGTTAACATCCTGATGAATACGCTGAGATCTCACGACATGAATTACGTTGGCACCATTTTATATGTTCTGTTCACGAAATCATTAAAACCATACTGCATGATCCTGTGAACGTAATTAAATCACCATGGACACCACCTCCCAGCCATGATGTAGGTTGCCTTTGAATATCTTACCATATCTGCTTCACTTTTCCGGATCTCAGGCGCAGTACTGGAAAGGCTTCGGACAAAATGCCCTACATGAGAGAAAAATACAACCCGAAATACAACTTCAAAATTAGCAGAGAAGACTGAGACTGTGGTAGTTAGCTAACACTAGGTTGCGGTCGAGAAACAAACGACGAGTCAGCTAGCGTGCAACCTCtgcattaattaaaacattgagGGGTACCTGTTACGGTAGTTGAATGTTTTGCCGTATGCTGCGAAAGAACATGGTGAGCAAACCGACAACCTCTAACAACGAACATCTTATAACCGCGTTATTGTTCCAGATACACCTTACTAATTTCACGTAATTCCCATGTAGCTATAAGAGAACTGGCCGCCTCTGTCATTGCGTACGTCCCCGATTATTGTCCCGTTGTGGAACTGAAGTTATAAAATAACGTTCCTAGATGTACAAACAAACGTAAAGTTAG is a window from the Anguilla anguilla isolate fAngAng1 chromosome 14, fAngAng1.pri, whole genome shotgun sequence genome containing:
- the abraxas1 gene encoding BRCA1-A complex subunit Abraxas 1 isoform X1, with protein sequence MAELNTSVCISGFVLGSLMFQHFNNDSDVEGFILGECKAEERSNITDSQIDNIQFEHLINIEKHISCHRLRSFYNNTGEVNQDDIQRILSSCKEERVIGWYRQRRNTEQRMTFREQLVHQNLKRALSNHELVFLLLTPTEATPSGSTHRLEYSVYRSHGSQYHNLPVLVSNLGMLEQQDYWHSSVPCSSLSYSQAVKKHRSKFFCLDGSLSEVNEVNNMNDTLQAELQAACAEVEKSERSVEKLLADISALRKAVTEKKWKHASEKDQHPASNPLQENVMLCEAMRTLFPESPLMRTQTLTFRGAPAAEFCCGANHGFDISASLPLILTHWDAHARKWTGRKARTWGKRRLTDTSQPTKRKRRGVADTDSEGPLTVSGSETEDELLASQHENREVSNSPVF
- the abraxas1 gene encoding BRCA1-A complex subunit Abraxas 1 isoform X2, producing the protein MAELNTSVCISGFVLGSLMFQHFNNDSDVEGFILGECKAEERSNITDSQIDNIQFEHLINIEKHISCHRLRSFYNNTGEVNQDDIQRILSSCKEERVIGWYRQRRNTEQRMTFREQLVHQNLKRALSNHELVFLLLTPTEATPSGSTHRLEYSVYRSHGSQYHNLPVLVSNLGMLEQQDYWHSSVPCSSLSYSQAVKKHRSKFFCLDGSLSEVNEVNNMNDTLQAELQAACAEVEKSERSVEKLLADISALRKAVTEKKWKHASENQHPASNPLQENVMLCEAMRTLFPESPLMRTQTLTFRGAPAAEFCCGANHGFDISASLPLILTHWDAHARKWTGRKARTWGKRRLTDTSQPTKRKRRGVADTDSEGPLTVSGSETEDELLASQHENREVSNSPVF
- the mrps18c gene encoding 28S ribosomal protein S18c, mitochondrial, which gives rise to MFVVRGCRFAHHVLSQHTAKHSTTVTGHFVRSLSSTAPEIRKSEADMPIKMENPFKEPEKGCILSNITVDYKNVQLLSQFVSPHTGRIYGRHITGLCGRKQKEISKAIKKAQHMGFMSVTLKDPTFLRDPNICNIKHPE